The following are encoded in a window of Bradyrhizobium guangdongense genomic DNA:
- a CDS encoding M20/M25/M40 family metallo-hydrolase, with protein MLRSSPASSLAGSLIACLWLACAATIVHAEPVADVHALAQKEQQPLLDTLRDLVSIESGSKDIEGLNVIAGRVADQLKQLGGTVEILQPADIDRLDDTPEKIGPAVHATFKGTGTRKIMLIAHMDTVYLKGMLKDQPFRIDGDRAYGLGIADDKQGVALILHTVAMLQKLNFRDYGTLTVLTNGDEEISSPGWRSTITKFASDQDVVFSFEGGGTDGTLRLATSGIGSAYLKVIGRSSHAGATPEGGINALYELSHQVLQMKDLSKPEQCLKLNWTVSKAGTNRNVIPAEATAQADARALKVSDFDELEKALQEKIKNHLLPESKVELKFEVRRPPLEATDASRRVAAYGKTIYQELGMSMNVAEKATGGGTDAAFAALKTKGAVVEGMGLSGFGAHSNDAEYVQINSIVPRLYLTTRMIMDLSTGKLK; from the coding sequence ATGCTCCGATCGTCCCCCGCTTCCTCGCTCGCCGGTTCGCTAATTGCCTGCCTGTGGCTCGCCTGTGCCGCAACCATCGTCCACGCCGAGCCAGTCGCCGACGTTCACGCGCTGGCGCAGAAAGAGCAGCAGCCGCTGCTCGACACGCTGCGCGATCTCGTCAGCATCGAATCCGGCAGCAAGGATATCGAAGGCCTGAACGTGATCGCCGGGCGCGTCGCCGACCAGCTCAAGCAGCTCGGCGGCACGGTGGAGATCCTGCAGCCTGCCGACATTGATCGTCTCGACGACACGCCCGAAAAGATCGGCCCGGCCGTGCACGCCACCTTCAAGGGCACCGGCACCAGGAAGATCATGCTGATCGCCCACATGGACACGGTGTACCTGAAGGGCATGCTGAAGGACCAGCCGTTCCGCATCGACGGCGACAGGGCCTACGGCCTCGGCATTGCCGACGACAAGCAGGGCGTCGCGCTCATTCTCCACACGGTGGCGATGCTGCAGAAGCTGAACTTCAGGGATTACGGCACCCTCACGGTGCTCACCAATGGCGACGAGGAGATCTCCTCGCCCGGCTGGCGCAGCACCATCACCAAATTCGCCTCTGATCAGGACGTGGTGTTCTCGTTCGAAGGCGGCGGTACCGATGGCACGCTGCGCCTCGCGACCAGCGGCATTGGCTCGGCCTATCTCAAGGTGATCGGCCGGTCCTCGCATGCCGGCGCAACGCCCGAGGGCGGCATCAATGCGCTCTACGAGCTCTCCCATCAGGTGCTGCAGATGAAGGATCTGTCCAAGCCCGAGCAGTGCCTGAAGCTGAACTGGACGGTGTCCAAGGCCGGCACCAACCGTAACGTGATTCCTGCCGAAGCCACGGCCCAGGCCGATGCGCGCGCCCTCAAGGTGTCCGATTTCGACGAGCTCGAGAAGGCGCTGCAGGAGAAGATCAAAAATCACCTGCTGCCGGAGTCCAAGGTCGAGCTGAAATTCGAGGTGCGCCGCCCTCCGCTCGAGGCCACCGACGCCTCGCGCCGCGTCGCCGCCTATGGCAAGACGATCTATCAGGAGCTCGGAATGTCCATGAACGTCGCCGAGAAGGCGACGGGCGGCGGCACCGACGCTGCCTTCGCCGCGCTCAAGACCAAGGGCGCCGTGGTCGAAGGCATGGGCCTGTCGGGCTTCGGCGCCCATTCCAACGATGCCGAATACGTCCAGATCAACAGCATCGTGCCGCGTCTTTACCTGACCACACGCATGATCATGGACCTGTCGACCGGCAAGCTGAAATAG
- a CDS encoding sensor histidine kinase — MAGAGSQNGSQGWRGVRPPSFKSLISRIVFLHIIAVAVVAIFLPLVLFWLLNSEIDQLHRAAMRAQAETLAERIAVGPDGKVTFNLPDSLRGLYSEAYGRYQYDIRDAGGRLLFSSHKKTGNVESESISGADVTQMIGDTMVRIHVAEDLSHRDVITDDIISNFFRRVGWITIPILLVLLATDIIIFRRAIAPLWKASEKASAIGPARTDIRLPTEQIPREIVPLVTAVNQALDRLEDGFRVQRQFTADAAHQLRTPLAILRTRIETLGDAAARQALHDDIEAMSRIVAQLLEIAELDTLVLDPGETADLRAVCAEVVGSIAPFAIAQHKDIALKGAEAPVMIHGNSEMLQRAVFNLAENAIKFTAKETSVDIEVGDDGSVRVRDCGPGVAESERELIFQRFWRRDRQRSDGAGLGLSIVRGVADDHAATVAVDNLPGGGAEFTLRFRLAEEGASAVGRS; from the coding sequence GTGGCTGGGGCCGGATCCCAGAACGGGTCCCAGGGGTGGCGAGGAGTGAGGCCGCCATCGTTCAAATCGCTGATCTCGCGCATCGTGTTCCTGCACATCATCGCGGTCGCGGTGGTTGCGATCTTCCTGCCGCTGGTCCTGTTCTGGCTTTTGAATTCCGAGATCGACCAGCTGCATCGCGCCGCGATGCGAGCCCAGGCCGAGACGCTGGCCGAGCGCATCGCCGTTGGGCCGGACGGCAAGGTGACGTTCAATCTTCCCGACAGCCTTCGCGGTCTCTATTCGGAAGCCTATGGCCGCTATCAATACGACATCCGTGACGCCGGTGGCCGCCTGCTGTTCTCGTCCCACAAGAAGACCGGGAACGTCGAGTCAGAGTCGATTTCCGGTGCCGACGTGACCCAGATGATCGGCGACACCATGGTTCGCATTCACGTGGCGGAGGACCTCTCCCACCGCGACGTCATCACCGACGACATCATATCGAACTTCTTCCGCCGGGTCGGGTGGATCACCATTCCGATTCTTCTGGTCCTGCTCGCCACCGACATCATCATTTTCCGCCGCGCGATCGCACCGCTCTGGAAGGCCTCGGAGAAGGCGAGCGCCATCGGTCCTGCCCGCACCGACATTCGCCTGCCGACGGAGCAGATTCCGCGCGAGATCGTGCCGCTCGTCACGGCCGTCAACCAGGCGCTGGATCGGCTCGAGGACGGCTTTCGCGTGCAACGCCAGTTCACGGCCGACGCCGCCCATCAATTGCGCACGCCACTTGCGATCCTGCGGACCCGGATCGAAACGCTTGGCGATGCTGCCGCGCGGCAGGCGCTGCATGACGACATCGAAGCCATGAGCCGGATCGTCGCCCAGCTGCTGGAGATCGCCGAGCTCGATACGCTGGTGCTCGATCCAGGCGAGACCGCGGACTTGCGCGCCGTCTGCGCCGAAGTGGTCGGGTCGATCGCGCCGTTCGCGATCGCCCAGCACAAGGACATCGCACTCAAGGGCGCCGAGGCCCCGGTGATGATCCACGGCAATTCCGAGATGCTTCAGCGCGCGGTGTTCAACCTCGCCGAAAACGCCATCAAGTTCACGGCGAAGGAGACCTCGGTCGACATCGAGGTCGGCGACGACGGCTCGGTGCGCGTGCGCGATTGCGGCCCCGGCGTCGCGGAGTCCGAACGCGAGCTGATCTTCCAGCGCTTCTGGCGCAGGGATCGCCAGCGCAGCGACGGCGCGGGCCTCGGCTTGTCGATCGTGCGCGGGGTTGCCGACGACCACGCCGCGACGGTCGCGGTGGACAACCTCCCCGGCGGCGGCGCCGAGTTCACGCTGCGGTTCAGGCTGGCGGAGGAGGGCGCCTCCGCCGTTGGCCGGAGCTGA
- a CDS encoding response regulator → MRLLIVEDNAELSRLVASGLAGAGYESDVVGTADEARQAVSSVGYAAMILDLGLPDGDGLSVLRELRRQMEPLPVLVLTARGGLQDRVNGLRSGADDYLAKPFAMEELVARLEAILRRPGQLLGRSLHLANLVYDTESRQIFVDDKPRIISSRETSVLEILLRRQGRVVSKKNVEDHIFGLEGEVASNAVEVYVSRLRKQLAEHGAKVVIHTIRGVGYMMAEEK, encoded by the coding sequence ATGCGCCTTCTGATCGTCGAGGACAATGCCGAACTGTCGCGGCTCGTGGCCAGCGGACTGGCGGGGGCGGGCTACGAGAGCGATGTCGTCGGGACGGCGGACGAAGCGCGCCAGGCGGTGAGCAGCGTCGGTTATGCCGCGATGATCCTCGACCTCGGTCTGCCCGACGGCGACGGGCTGTCGGTGCTGCGCGAGCTGCGGCGGCAGATGGAGCCGCTGCCGGTGCTGGTGCTGACCGCGCGGGGCGGGCTGCAGGACCGGGTCAACGGCTTGCGCAGCGGCGCTGACGACTACCTCGCAAAGCCTTTCGCGATGGAGGAACTGGTGGCGCGCCTGGAGGCGATCCTGCGCCGTCCGGGCCAGTTGCTCGGCCGCTCGCTGCACCTCGCCAATCTCGTCTACGACACCGAGAGCCGCCAGATCTTCGTCGACGACAAGCCGCGGATCATCTCCTCGCGCGAGACCTCGGTGCTTGAAATCCTGCTGCGCCGGCAGGGCCGCGTGGTGTCGAAAAAGAACGTCGAAGATCACATCTTCGGGCTCGAGGGCGAGGTCGCCTCCAATGCGGTCGAGGTCTACGTCTCGCGCTTGCGCAAGCAGCTCGCTGAACATGGCGCCAAGGTCGTGATCCACACCATCCGCGGCGTCGGCTACATGATGGCCGAGGAGAAATAG
- a CDS encoding MarR family winged helix-turn-helix transcriptional regulator, producing MAIEILQLLVQSADTWLFEGNLSGLSDREWMALRFLAGANRFSRTPTALASFLGATRSAASQIAAALQNKGLVVRKPSAEDKRSIVLCITGEGEKFLERDPINLLRDQVEALEAGERSRLHDTLGRVLTGLDVAKRRHRADVCSRCMFLVESGEGKDRHFKCRLFRKSLTPKDTTLLCAYFEGRS from the coding sequence ATGGCGATCGAGATTTTACAACTGCTGGTGCAATCGGCCGACACCTGGCTGTTCGAAGGCAACCTTTCCGGCCTGAGCGATCGGGAATGGATGGCGTTGCGCTTTCTCGCCGGTGCAAACCGATTTTCGCGAACGCCGACCGCTCTCGCCAGCTTCCTGGGCGCGACGCGCAGCGCCGCATCTCAGATTGCCGCCGCACTCCAGAACAAGGGGCTGGTGGTCCGCAAGCCCTCCGCGGAGGACAAGCGCTCGATCGTGCTCTGTATCACGGGTGAGGGCGAGAAGTTCCTCGAGCGTGATCCGATCAACCTGCTGCGTGACCAGGTCGAGGCACTCGAGGCCGGAGAGCGATCCCGTCTGCACGATACGCTTGGTCGCGTCCTGACGGGACTCGACGTTGCCAAGCGCCGTCACCGTGCCGACGTTTGCAGCAGATGCATGTTCCTGGTCGAGAGCGGAGAAGGGAAGGACCGCCATTTCAAGTGCCGGTTGTTTCGGAAGTCCCTGACCCCGAAGGACACGACCTTGCTTTGCGCCTACTTCGAGGGGCGGAGCTAG
- a CDS encoding YunG family protein has protein sequence MSFDPDEVQSVLRKAWSLSTASQWTVDNPAKGQCNVTALLVHELFGGDLLKTPLPSGDHFYNRIEGRRYDFTSSQFDEPIAYADLPASWAEAQRGVTSAQRAALRMAFGRFRASSG, from the coding sequence ATGAGCTTCGATCCCGATGAGGTTCAAAGCGTACTGCGCAAGGCATGGTCGTTGTCGACGGCCAGCCAATGGACGGTGGACAATCCCGCGAAGGGACAATGCAACGTCACGGCGCTGCTCGTTCACGAACTCTTCGGCGGCGATTTGTTGAAGACGCCGCTGCCCTCCGGCGATCATTTCTACAACCGGATCGAGGGGCGACGATACGACTTCACGTCAAGTCAATTCGATGAGCCGATCGCTTACGCGGACTTGCCTGCAAGCTGGGCCGAGGCGCAGCGGGGGGTGACGAGTGCGCAAAGGGCTGCGCTCAGAATGGCCTTTGGAAGATTCCGAGCCAGCTCAGGCTAG
- a CDS encoding TRAP transporter substrate-binding protein yields MKRRDFIKVTGLGAAGAATLAAPAIAQSMPEIKWRMPTSWPKSLDTLYGGAEMMSKMVAEATDNKFQIQTFAAGEIVPGLQVLDAVQNGTCEIGHTASYYYFGKDPTFTFGSSVPFGPNMRINQAWYMQGGGREVLNEFYKSYNVVSLLAGNTGCQMGGWFRKEVNTPEDLGGVKFRIGGFAGRVLQKLGVVPQQLAGGDIYPALEKGTIDAAEWVGPYDDEKLGFYKIAPHYYYPGWWEGGPMLLAFVNLDKWNALPKYYQSVLEQAGHYANNYMMARYDQANPLALKKLLAGGTKLHAFSPPIMEACFKAAKELHAEVGATNANFKKVHESLAKFSSDGYAWFQVAEVGYDVFMARRSQG; encoded by the coding sequence ATGAAGAGAAGAGACTTCATCAAGGTCACGGGACTTGGTGCGGCCGGTGCCGCCACGCTCGCGGCCCCGGCCATCGCGCAATCGATGCCGGAAATCAAATGGCGCATGCCGACAAGCTGGCCGAAATCGCTCGACACCCTCTACGGCGGCGCCGAGATGATGAGCAAGATGGTTGCCGAGGCGACCGACAATAAATTCCAGATCCAGACCTTCGCGGCCGGAGAGATCGTGCCGGGCCTGCAGGTGCTGGACGCCGTGCAGAACGGCACCTGCGAGATCGGCCACACCGCCTCGTATTATTATTTCGGCAAGGACCCGACCTTCACCTTCGGCTCGTCGGTGCCGTTCGGTCCCAACATGCGCATCAACCAGGCCTGGTACATGCAGGGCGGCGGGCGCGAGGTCCTCAACGAATTCTACAAGAGCTACAACGTCGTCTCGCTGCTGGCGGGCAACACCGGCTGCCAGATGGGCGGCTGGTTCAGGAAAGAGGTCAACACGCCCGAGGATCTCGGCGGCGTGAAATTCCGCATCGGCGGCTTCGCCGGCCGCGTGCTGCAGAAGCTCGGCGTGGTGCCGCAGCAGCTCGCCGGCGGCGACATCTATCCGGCGCTGGAGAAGGGCACCATCGACGCCGCCGAATGGGTCGGTCCCTATGACGACGAGAAGCTCGGCTTCTACAAGATCGCGCCGCACTACTACTATCCCGGCTGGTGGGAAGGCGGGCCGATGCTGCTCGCCTTCGTCAATCTCGACAAATGGAATGCGCTGCCGAAATATTACCAGAGCGTGCTGGAGCAGGCCGGGCATTACGCCAACAACTACATGATGGCGCGCTACGATCAGGCCAATCCGCTGGCGCTGAAGAAGCTGCTTGCGGGCGGCACCAAGCTGCACGCCTTCTCGCCGCCGATCATGGAGGCCTGCTTCAAGGCGGCCAAGGAGCTGCATGCCGAGGTCGGCGCAACCAACGCCAACTTCAAGAAGGTCCACGAGTCCCTCGCGAAATTCTCGAGCGATGGCTACGCCTGGTTCCAGGTCGCCGAGGTCGGCTACGACGTCTTCATGGCGCGGCGCTCGCAAGGCTGA
- a CDS encoding TRAP transporter substrate-binding protein, with protein sequence MKRRDFLKVSAAGAAASAAVASPAIAQSSPEIKWRMTSSFPKSLDTIYGGGEQVAKYVAEMTDNKFQIQVFAGGEIVPPLQALDATSNGTVEMCHTVSYYYVGKDPTFAIYASVPFGLNARQQNSWWYQGGGQELGNEFFKKSNVIGFPCGNTGTQMGGWFRKEIKTVADLSGLKMRIGGIAGQVLQKVGVVPQQLGGGDIYPALEKGTIDAAEWVGPYDDEKLGFAKVAKYYYYPGFWEGGPTVHAFTNLEKWNSLPKNYQAILTNAMANANSWMAARYDMQNPAALKRLVAGGTQLRPFTNEVLEACLKATNELWGEISAKNPDFKKSIDAMQAYRSDEYLWWQVAEYTYDSFMIRSRTRG encoded by the coding sequence ATGAAGCGTCGTGATTTCCTGAAAGTGTCGGCAGCGGGCGCGGCGGCATCAGCCGCGGTGGCCTCGCCGGCGATTGCGCAGTCCTCGCCCGAGATCAAGTGGCGCATGACGTCGAGCTTCCCGAAGTCGCTCGACACCATCTACGGTGGTGGCGAGCAGGTGGCGAAGTACGTCGCCGAGATGACCGACAACAAGTTCCAGATCCAGGTGTTCGCCGGCGGCGAGATCGTCCCGCCGCTGCAGGCGCTCGATGCGACCTCGAACGGCACCGTCGAGATGTGCCACACCGTCTCCTACTACTACGTCGGCAAGGACCCGACCTTCGCGATCTACGCGTCGGTGCCGTTCGGCCTCAACGCGCGCCAGCAAAATTCCTGGTGGTACCAGGGCGGCGGCCAGGAGCTCGGCAACGAGTTCTTCAAGAAGTCGAACGTGATCGGCTTTCCTTGCGGCAATACCGGCACCCAGATGGGCGGCTGGTTCCGCAAGGAGATCAAGACCGTCGCGGACCTCTCGGGCCTCAAGATGCGCATCGGCGGCATCGCCGGCCAGGTGCTTCAGAAGGTCGGCGTGGTGCCGCAGCAGCTCGGCGGCGGCGACATCTATCCGGCGCTGGAAAAGGGCACCATCGATGCGGCCGAGTGGGTCGGTCCCTACGATGACGAGAAGCTCGGCTTCGCCAAGGTCGCGAAGTACTATTACTATCCGGGCTTCTGGGAAGGCGGTCCGACCGTTCACGCCTTCACCAATCTGGAGAAGTGGAATTCGCTGCCGAAGAACTACCAGGCGATCCTCACCAACGCGATGGCCAACGCCAACAGCTGGATGGCCGCGCGCTACGACATGCAGAACCCGGCGGCGCTGAAGCGTCTGGTCGCCGGCGGCACCCAGCTTCGTCCCTTCACCAACGAAGTTCTGGAAGCCTGCCTCAAGGCGACCAACGAGCTGTGGGGCGAGATCTCGGCCAAGAACCCCGACTTCAAGAAGTCGATCGACGCCATGCAGGCCTATCGCTCCGATGAATATCTGTGGTGGCAGGTCGCCGAATACACCTACGACAGCTTCATGATCCGCTCGCGCACCCGCGGCTGA
- a CDS encoding Mrp/NBP35 family ATP-binding protein, giving the protein MSVTQQQVLDSLAKIKSPRGVALTNANVLSAISAADGKVFFSINVDAAEARAWESVRAEAEAAVRAIPGVTTAMVALTAERKPGSAPPPPQSGRGTPGVQPAHAHKPPPQGGAQSPMARQSEIPGVAAVIAVASGKGGVGKSTTALNLALGLRDLGLKVGLLDADIYGPSVPRLTGLHEKPELDGERKMIPLRRFGLAIMSIGFLVEEETAMIWRGPMVMSAVTQMLRDVAWGTLDVLVVDMPPGTGDAQLTLAQNVPLKGAVIVSTPQDLSLIDARRGLAMFRKVNVPVLGIVENMSYFQCPHCGTKSDIFGHGGARHEADKLGVPFLGEIPLHMAIRATSDAGNPVVDSEPDGPHAAIYRAIAGQVRDQLKGVIAAA; this is encoded by the coding sequence TTGAGCGTGACGCAGCAACAGGTTCTCGACAGCCTCGCCAAAATCAAGTCGCCCCGCGGGGTTGCGCTCACCAATGCCAATGTGCTGAGCGCGATCAGCGCCGCCGACGGCAAGGTCTTCTTCTCGATCAATGTCGATGCCGCCGAGGCGCGGGCTTGGGAATCCGTTCGGGCCGAGGCTGAAGCCGCCGTGCGCGCCATTCCTGGCGTCACCACGGCGATGGTGGCCCTGACGGCCGAGCGCAAGCCGGGCTCCGCGCCGCCACCCCCGCAATCTGGTCGCGGCACGCCCGGCGTGCAGCCCGCCCATGCCCATAAGCCGCCGCCGCAGGGCGGCGCCCAGTCGCCGATGGCGCGGCAGTCTGAAATTCCTGGCGTCGCCGCCGTGATCGCGGTGGCTTCGGGCAAGGGCGGGGTCGGCAAGTCGACCACCGCACTCAATCTGGCATTGGGTCTGCGGGACCTCGGTCTGAAGGTCGGGCTGCTCGACGCCGACATCTACGGCCCCTCGGTGCCGCGGCTGACCGGCCTGCACGAGAAGCCGGAGCTGGACGGCGAGCGAAAAATGATTCCGCTCCGGCGCTTCGGCCTCGCCATCATGTCGATCGGCTTCCTGGTCGAGGAAGAGACCGCGATGATCTGGCGCGGCCCGATGGTGATGTCGGCGGTGACGCAGATGCTGCGCGATGTCGCGTGGGGCACGCTCGACGTGCTCGTCGTCGACATGCCGCCGGGCACGGGCGATGCCCAGCTCACGCTGGCGCAGAACGTGCCGCTGAAGGGCGCCGTCATCGTCTCGACCCCGCAGGACCTGTCCCTGATCGACGCCCGGCGGGGGCTCGCCATGTTCAGGAAGGTCAACGTGCCCGTGCTCGGCATCGTCGAGAACATGAGCTATTTCCAGTGCCCGCATTGCGGCACGAAATCGGACATCTTCGGCCATGGCGGCGCGCGCCATGAGGCCGACAAGCTCGGAGTACCGTTCCTGGGCGAAATCCCGCTGCACATGGCGATTCGCGCCACCTCGGACGCCGGCAATCCCGTCGTGGACAGCGAGCCTGATGGCCCCCATGCGGCGATCTATCGCGCCATAGCGGGGCAGGTGCGCGACCAGCTCAAGGGCGTGATCGCGGCAGCCTGA
- a CDS encoding VOC family protein: MGGVSVGVLDHFNIRTRKLAETVRFYEDVLGLEKGARPNFAFPGAWMYSEGKPVVHLVDISPTSEPQKPDSGVVHHVAFVSRGFEGMKQRLASKGMTFDARQVPGGDLWQIFVHDPNGVMIELNYEAAQEQGAAPAEMAGDIGRQ; this comes from the coding sequence ATGGGCGGCGTGAGCGTCGGCGTGCTCGATCATTTCAACATCCGGACCCGGAAACTGGCCGAGACGGTCCGCTTCTACGAAGACGTGCTGGGCCTGGAAAAAGGCGCCCGGCCGAATTTCGCCTTCCCGGGCGCCTGGATGTACAGCGAGGGCAAGCCCGTGGTGCATCTCGTCGATATTTCGCCGACCTCCGAGCCACAAAAGCCGGATTCCGGCGTTGTCCACCACGTCGCCTTCGTCAGCCGTGGCTTCGAAGGCATGAAGCAAAGGCTGGCGTCCAAGGGCATGACATTCGACGCCCGCCAGGTGCCTGGCGGCGACCTCTGGCAGATCTTCGTCCACGACCCCAACGGGGTCATGATCGAACTCAATTACGAGGCGGCCCAGGAGCAGGGGGCGGCGCCCGCGGAAATGGCTGGCGATATCGGCAGGCAGTAG
- a CDS encoding NAD(P)-dependent oxidoreductase, with protein sequence MAKVAFLGLGVMGFPMAGHLVKKGGHEVTVYNRTSAKAKEWADKFGGKTAATPKAAAEGQDFVMCCVGNDNDLRAVTIGPDGAFAGMKKGATFVDHTTASAEVARELDAAATKAGFKFVDAPVSGGQAGAENGVLTVMCGGAQDAYAGAEPIITGAYARMCKLLGPAGSGQLTKMVNQICIAGLVQGLSEGIHFAQKSGLDVAAVIETISKGAAQSWQMENRYKTMNEGKYDFGFAVEWMRKDLSIALAEARRNGANLPVTALVDQFYSEVEKMGGKRWDTSSLLARLSR encoded by the coding sequence ATGGCTAAAGTCGCTTTCCTCGGTCTTGGCGTCATGGGCTTCCCCATGGCCGGGCACCTCGTGAAAAAAGGGGGCCATGAGGTCACCGTCTATAACCGCACCTCGGCCAAGGCGAAGGAATGGGCGGACAAGTTCGGCGGCAAGACAGCGGCGACCCCGAAAGCCGCCGCCGAAGGCCAGGATTTCGTGATGTGCTGCGTCGGCAATGACAACGATCTGCGCGCGGTCACGATCGGTCCCGACGGCGCCTTTGCCGGCATGAAGAAGGGCGCGACCTTCGTCGACCACACCACGGCTTCCGCCGAAGTCGCGCGCGAACTGGACGCGGCTGCCACGAAGGCCGGCTTCAAATTCGTCGACGCGCCCGTCTCCGGCGGCCAGGCCGGCGCCGAGAATGGCGTGCTGACGGTGATGTGCGGCGGCGCTCAGGACGCCTATGCCGGCGCCGAGCCGATCATCACGGGCGCCTATGCGCGGATGTGCAAATTGCTCGGGCCAGCCGGAAGCGGCCAGCTGACCAAGATGGTCAATCAGATCTGCATCGCCGGCCTCGTGCAGGGCCTCTCCGAGGGTATCCACTTCGCCCAGAAGAGCGGCCTCGACGTCGCCGCCGTGATCGAAACCATCTCCAAGGGCGCTGCGCAGTCCTGGCAGATGGAGAACCGCTACAAGACCATGAACGAGGGCAAGTACGATTTCGGCTTCGCCGTCGAATGGATGCGCAAGGACCTCTCGATCGCACTGGCCGAAGCCCGCCGCAACGGCGCCAACCTGCCGGTCACCGCGCTGGTCGATCAGTTCTATTCCGAGGTCGAGAAGATGGGCGGCAAGCGCTGGGATACGTCCAGCCTGCTCGCGCGCCTGTCGCGCTGA
- the nhaD gene encoding sodium:proton antiporter NhaD, producing the protein MLIAIAAIFVLAYAAIALEHPIGVNKSASALLAAGLLWTVYAVATGDHALVGRQLDDSVGATAQIVFFLIGAMTIVEVIDAHDGFEVITSLIRTTSQVGLIWLIGFVTFFLSSILDNLTTTIVMVALIQKLIARREDRLLFASLIVIAANAGGAWTVIGDVTTTMLWIGGNISPVKIMGAVFLPSLLNLLVPLVFVSFSLKGKTIAAPPKDDGLLAVDRFERNLMFYLGLGTLIAVPAFKAVTHLAPFMGILFGLGVLWLVGEIVHRHKDEHVRQPLTLVHALTRIDMGSVVFFVGILLAVACLEHAGLLSMLARWLDTVIGRQDVIVVVLGLLSAFIDNVPLVAATMGMYDLGHYPPDSFIWEFIAYCAGTGGSILIIGSAAGVAAMGLERIDFLWYARRIAVPALAGYLAGAVVYVAQHAWLH; encoded by the coding sequence GTGCTGATCGCGATCGCCGCAATCTTCGTCCTCGCCTACGCGGCGATCGCGCTCGAGCACCCCATCGGGGTCAACAAGAGCGCCTCTGCGCTGCTCGCTGCGGGCCTGCTCTGGACGGTCTATGCGGTCGCGACCGGCGACCACGCTCTCGTCGGGCGCCAGCTCGACGATTCCGTCGGCGCCACGGCGCAGATCGTGTTCTTCCTGATCGGCGCGATGACGATCGTCGAGGTGATCGACGCCCATGACGGCTTCGAGGTCATCACCTCGCTGATCCGCACGACGAGCCAGGTGGGGCTGATCTGGCTGATCGGCTTCGTGACGTTCTTCCTGAGCTCGATCCTGGACAATCTGACGACCACCATCGTCATGGTCGCACTGATCCAGAAGCTGATCGCCCGTCGCGAGGACCGGCTGCTGTTCGCCTCCCTCATCGTGATCGCCGCAAATGCGGGCGGCGCGTGGACGGTGATCGGCGACGTCACCACGACCATGCTCTGGATCGGCGGAAATATCTCCCCGGTGAAGATCATGGGCGCGGTGTTCCTGCCCTCGCTCCTCAATCTTCTCGTCCCGCTCGTCTTCGTCAGCTTCTCGCTCAAGGGCAAGACCATCGCAGCGCCGCCGAAGGACGATGGACTGCTGGCCGTCGACCGGTTCGAGCGCAATTTGATGTTCTATCTCGGCCTCGGCACGTTGATCGCGGTGCCCGCGTTCAAGGCGGTGACGCATCTGGCGCCCTTCATGGGGATCCTGTTCGGGCTCGGCGTGCTGTGGCTGGTCGGCGAGATCGTCCATCGCCACAAGGACGAGCACGTGCGCCAGCCGCTGACGCTGGTGCACGCGCTGACGCGGATCGACATGGGCTCGGTCGTATTCTTCGTCGGCATCCTGCTCGCGGTCGCCTGCCTCGAACATGCCGGCCTGCTCTCGATGCTGGCGCGCTGGCTGGATACCGTGATCGGCCGGCAGGACGTCATCGTCGTCGTGCTCGGCCTGCTCAGCGCCTTCATCGACAACGTGCCGCTGGTCGCCGCAACCATGGGCATGTACGACCTCGGGCATTATCCGCCGGACAGCTTCATCTGGGAATTCATTGCCTATTGCGCCGGCACCGGCGGTTCGATCCTGATCATCGGATCGGCCGCAGGCGTCGCCGCCATGGGGCTCGAGCGGATCGACTTCCTCTGGTACGCCCGCCGCATCGCGGTGCCGGCCCTCGCGGGGTATCTGGCGGGAGCCGTGGTCTACGTCGCGCAGCATGCGTGGCTGCACTGA